The Toxorhynchites rutilus septentrionalis strain SRP chromosome 1, ASM2978413v1, whole genome shotgun sequence genome contains the following window.
tgaggaaatgtgaatgcttccaatttaaaccatatagagACTAtgtgattgtaatgtataatcaaacaaatcttagggaatttccgattcgtttggtatataaatcgccaaaatccgttcgcggcaaaaatagttattaacgttaactttatttcataaaaacgtgacctgttttctgatttggcacccttaatgaaagacgtagttctacgtcaaaaacaaattttgggtgggacgaagtttgccgggtcagctagtgcttAATAATTCCTGAACTAATTGATCGTTAAATGCAGTTTAAAGTCAATAAGAAAACGTTTATCTAACAACAAGGTGTGTTGGAAACGTCTATTCGACCATACTCTGATTTGATTAGCTCTACTCAGACTGCGATATCGAAGAAGAAGATCTTTGTCTGACAGTATTATTTTCTTCTATTCAACAAACAGAATTAGTTTTTAGCACCTTGACAGACGCTTGTTAGTGTCGTTCTGTTTTTGATGGACgtttgaaaaaaagacgggtgggtaatgtcgggaacataaccggagtgacgtaggactatacaaaggggacagcttttgttaaatatatattttaaatatattgttttattttcttctcctacgtgaatacctacctatctacctgaaaaatggattagtttactgtttactctttatgaatatgttgatggttctgaaaagaacctttggtgttgtgtttttgttatcactcgatattcccatcttgttcggttaaaccttcctgtttagctattgcgtttgcatctcgccacagctttcacagttggaaaatttcttcccatccagcttgtgactacggcaccaatccgttcggcctagttacccttgcggagcaatcagtgaatgcgaccaacagggaactggagacctgcacggttcgagtgagactttgcctttccattaacttgtcctcctttgttacgtccacgatgccgatgccgtacaaccacacgggtttacggtttgaaagaaaataagatatttttttggggtccgcgtgttttatactctagcggtacacactcacaggatagagacaaatcggcagactcagccagaggggcgagtccaacgagacgaacgaatgagcgttaaaagggagcgatggcaaaaaatacattcattacgatttgttcgcccgttggattcacatgcaggctaaaaagggtccttttcaggatcacaaaattatcttcaatctaaagagtttattgttttgttatcactcgatatccccatctagtTCGGCTAAACTTTTCTGTTTAGCggttgcatttgccactcgccacagctttcacagttggaaaatttcttgccttccagcttgtgacatattttacagtaaattacattcaatgacacgtcgcattaccaccactcagtatcggattggaggtaattttaacctgtaattgaacatttgcgatgacagtggtacaatgtcgactatcaatgtggggtcataatttggaccccgaactctatgtttacaaaaatgtccatttagttggacattacacattacattacattacgcattacaggtccgtccaattagctaaatatcgagataagtgtaaattactgtactttcaatctagaagcaatttaagaatttgtgaaaatcaataagctcagaacaactgccaaatttacatactcatcatatcctggcaaacaaattatgaaaaaatcaatttgtgttttattattattttggatattgttttagaaagcatcgaactgtatttcctaaactcttttttggaaggtttaatggccctgaaaagggccttgttttatggaatggttccaatttagaaaacttagtactcgtggttttgaaaaaaaccatttcgaacgccctcgatgccgccttgttctggatttgccaccaaagcagtttgtataaagaacaaacttttttcttcttttgcgttttgcgattgcgtttgccactcgccactcgctgcaactgcctgttgtcttgatgtccaccgaaccgaatgtgttctgttccgaatgagggttttcttatcgtcgcgagcagctttgccagctaactcgatcacttcgacggccgaaactatataacgccggctatgtggactggtgcactggtactaacgcgctcggcctagctacccttgcggggaactccagaccgacacgattcgagcgggttttgcctttcccttcacttttcctcctttaccatgtccagacatggctgcttgggttggtttgttgatgtgttgtgatgagaactgatgtggtgtacggtttgaatgagaatgatcgttacggcagcggagcggggatttttaagctgactggctggctcgagaattacgcatgtgtgagactgcgaccaatgtttcgttcatttttttctttttcctttccaatcgtgcttcattgtatttcgctgctgctctggttgcccgttttggtcggaacgatttgagaagcacaaaatggaccaatcaaaaatgggcacatagtgcattttgacaatgcttgatatttcacaattattcaattatttaactcaagaaaaatgaaatgttattcgttatgatagatgcgtggatatatttcctatcaattgatgcaaaaacctttgcgatctattgagaaatgctcgagttataagcgttccaaatcttgcattttttcctacttgttcagtgcctagatttccatttcaccccctatatcttccggttagacgtagtcctacgtcaaaaaaaggccAAGATTCAAACTTACGACCTTTGCATCGATGATTGGCCATTAAACCATTTGCTCCGTTAGAACACTTAAAAATGCAATGCCAAGCAGTCGAACACTGGTAGCAAATTCTCATGGTAGTCCGTCATGTGTTGTACAAAAGCTGCTTCGTTTTCGAATCGTTTCTTTGGCATGTTGCCCAGGTAAACACCGATGATTGAACAGATACTTCATCTTGAATGGCggtaacgttcccagtggaacttttgccgtctcaacgtatgcattaactagcgtcatttattaatacttagttgagtttGCTTCAAATTAGTCTACATAAGTTAGCGACCATTATTAAACTGATGAATTGGATTGCAGCTAATGATCTGTTAGTGTTGTTGGGGCAGAGTTTAAATAGTTGAATAAAAGACATATATCAGGCTTAAATTGCGAAAGGAACTCACAATTCGCCTGAGAGATGGGCGAAATGTGTAGAACAAAACGggtcaaataaaaatattttgaggtTCTCCTGAAAATTGTCCTGAAAACCGGACAATTTCAACTTGCAAACCTGGTGAAACTATTCGTTGGTCTCTGTCGAAATGACTCATCTGATTCAAATCTATGTGTTCTTTtgcagaaaaaaatacatacaaatcTCGGACCGGAGTATTTCCGCACTGTTGATTCCAAACACACCAAGGAACGATCGGAAACATCCAAAAATGTCGATACCACCGGGAGCATAAATGATGAAATACCCTGACAAATGACTGTGGGGAACACACCAACCGAAGATTCCCCCAATCATCGCAACCGTGTTTCGCGAGAATGCCTTGCAAATACACATGAGAGCATTCCATACGTCTGCGGGCAGGATAATGGAATAGTAAACGATTTACACCCGATCCCCGGAAGAGGAAGGAAAGGAGACGCGTCGTAAGCCACCGGGAAAGTCAAACACAAACATCGATTAACAAGCCTCCTGTGAGCCGATGTGTACACCTTCGCTACGGCTTGTCGATTCCCGTTGAACGATGTTGAATTAGTGGCGATAATGAACATGTTTAGAAACAGCACTTTAATTGATGGGATGTCGAGAGGTTTATTATACgggaaaatttgaacgaacaaTGTTCAATTTAAATCAACGCTATGCATTGGTACTCCTTTAGCTCCTAGACCGGTCACTTTGAAGAGGGCTCCTGCCGGGGGTGGCTGTGGTGTTTTGAATTCCTTTGCGGCTGTCGTGACGAACAGAATGTCCAGGGATGGGCCACCGAAGGCCACCGAGGTCACTTGTTCTGCGGGAAGCTTGATCTCCAGTACAGTTTTTCCATCACTACAGTAGAAAGAAATACATTTGTTGAATGAAACGTTAGTCCGAATCTATCAGAATGAGAAAACATACGATGGATCTATTTTGTAGACAACGGAACCTCCGAAGGTTGCCACGTACAGGAATCCATCGGCATCGATAGTCATTCCATCAGGTACAAAGTCAGGGCGATTTCCGTTCATCCGGAAATTGGTAACCACTCTTTCGTTGGCTGTAAATGTCGAAAGCTAAGTTCTCCAAACTTCTTTTCAAGTAGCTCAAATCACTTACACAAATCTCCATTTTCGTCCACGTGATATTCCTTAACATCTAGATCGCACGAGTCAATATAGTACAACAAAGTGCCCTCCGCATTCCAACACAATCCATTTGACACACCAATTTGGGTCTTGAGCACAACAAACTTCCCCAGCTGTGGATCGTACCTATAGAACGATCCCAGGCGTGCCTCGAAAATATCGCCCTTCTCCTCGAGTCGCATGGTCCCGCCATAGAACCGACCCTTCGGATCGACCTTGGCGTCGTTGAAGCGGTTATCGGGCAGATCCAGCTCAACTTCACCGACTGTTTTCACAAATTTCGCTTCCGGAGCGATGCCGTCCCATTCGATGAGGGTCACTTTCTTACCCGTTCCAATAATGAACTCCGTTTGGCTACTCTTCACGGGGATTATGAATGCGATAACGAGATAACCGTCTGGAAAATTTGGAGAATTTTTGGATTCAAGCGCAATGTGAGCGGGGTCGCCTTACCAACTGTGGCCGTATATGTTTTGTTATCAGCATAATCATACCGGTGGATCGTTCCTCCGTAGATATCGTTGTAGTATAAACTTTGTCTTTCACCGCACCAATGGGGACCTTAAATGCAGAGGGTTTACATACGTCGTTTTGAGAACCTCTTATTATTACCTTCTCCTAGCACATTGAGGGGCGAGGGCAGCTGTTCGACCTTATATTCCGGCATTTTTGTTTGCTctactagaaaaaaaaataaacgtaaAGATCACAAATTTGTTTCTATGGCTGCTtggttaataaaaaaaatttcaccgcACTGCAGCATTTTCTACGATTTTATATCTACTCAAAAGCCAATCATTTATTAAGTAACATCAGAAATTGTTGAACTTACTTTGCAAAAATCACTCACGCAAACCAACCGTTTCACTGTTACCGTTGAAATACTGGGGACTGCCTATTACATTTCGCTTAAATAGCTTCTTGTACAGCCGAAAAGTGATTGAACTTCCATTAATCTCCAGAATACGGCATTATCAGGTCCATACTGTCGAGCTTCTTCTGATTCTTCTATTTTTCACCGCTGTAAGCAACACTTTCTCCCAAAACTTACCAATCGTACGCGCAGATTAGAAGCAtcatggaagaaaaaaaaatgctgatatttgatgCTCTCCCGGTGCGACTCCACATTTATCAACTGTTATTCGGCTTTCCAGAAATGTAACCGAAAGCAGCTGAAACCATTTTTTGTAAAGAGATGATGCTACATTTTTGGCTGATACGACTGATAGCGGCTGTCAGTCAAATTCGTATCGGTGTTATGAGGCTACGGACTCCGTACCGACGATTGGTCACAATCGAATGTATCACTTGAATGTCTCAGCAAGTTTGGTGATTAAAGTGGATCCgctgaaaaaaatggtttgtgTAGTAATGTTAATCGGATGTAAATGCTTTTTTGCCATTGATGGTATAGTTTTCTTATACTATTAATTTCCTAATTGTATCTTTTGGAACGGTTTCGTGCTAAAAGCTAAAAGTAAATCAGTTCctgttccaatttaagtttcagAAATGTAACACTACTATCGttactattttatttttctgcCCAAACTAGAGATTCCAAGTGACCGAAttttattcaacaaaaattGTCTTAAAATAAGAAATTTCTGGAACAGGCAAGTATTAATCATGATTCATATGAGAACATACTATCGGAATCATTCGCACATGTCATTATGAACAAAGCACACCTAATGCATATGTTGAAAGTACCACAGTTATCGAATGAACAAAAAGGCTATCaacgaaaaaataattatacactcgacaaaaacatCAGAGGAACGTTTtgcaaaattgtgattttatagttatttttaaaaagctgTAATGAAAAATCATCGTTAAAAAATAGGTAAAAAAACCTTTCTAAGCAAAACGGTTtagttgtgattaaacataacaatgtactaaaagctataaaataattaggcaagtagcagttagcagttaccacacctctccttcattagtctagggcattgatatgtttaatcacaattaaaccgtttaacttaaaaagtttttttttacttattttattttctagtttttagtacattatctgtttcattagaatatttctctacaataaaaccattgtactgtattctatcagtcaaataatttcatttgataccgatattgagtcaaattcgttcgtttgatacacatatctcaatcatccttttttttttgagatgatatggaatcagcggcGGACAAAtaggatttttcaaaataagcagttttaaaatgacagcagagataaaggtgttttataaattcggtcagttcctattggtcaaatttctattaatttgggtcaaccctacagacattcaAACATatatacaaacagttcaagctaaataaaaccgtttaataaagtaatttgctattttgtgattgcggccatcttggacttggatttttcatgatctactgatacccatattaatgatgttttgagaaaatatatagtccgccattttgtaatggAAGCCATCTTtggtttatatttttcataaataactgtgttctactagtgaagccctttcatttgatacctcatattaacggggttttgacataatatgtagtccgccatttggtagttgcagccattttggatttgtatttttcataaataactgtgttctactagtcaagcactttcatttgttacccatatcgatgaggttttgagaaaatatgtgatccgtcattttgtagcggccgccatcttaaaTTTTCAAGcgtgaaatacgcagttttataatgactacagagataaaggtgtgttccaaatttcagatcaatcggtcaacagaaaggggtcaaatttctattaatatgggtCAACGCTACAGAAACACGTTGCAAACATACGAACAGATTaaagggcaagctaaataaaaccgtttaataaaatgAGGTGCTCATCATATTCCTATCATATTTCCatctttatatttatattatctGTGTCAGTTATCATTCCTAGAACGTTGCTGTAGGACCTTTTACTAAATagattttgttttattctaGTCATCTATTGATAATCGagtgcaaacttcgtcccacctatttgtgtggcagctcccccttagagagggggtggagtgtttgaccaccatagaatcatttattgcatcctgaaacctccatatgccaaatttcgtttcatttgttagattaactctcgagtaatgtagaagtttgtgtttaatttgtatggcagcccccctcccctctcttagagaggggggtggagagtctaaccatcatagaaatatttatagcaccctaaaacctccacatgcaaaatttggtttcatttacctgattaattctcgagtaatgctgaaatttgtgtttcatttgtatggcagccccccccctccCTCTTAGTGAGAGGGGAGTATCCCATCattgtaaaaacatttattgcaccctaaaacctctacatgccaaatttggtttcatttgcttgattaattctcgtgtaatgcagaaattcgtgcttcatttgtatggcagcccccccttagagaggggggaggggtctcaaactatcacgaaaaccttccccggccccaaaaacccctacatactaattttcatgttgatcggtatcagtagtttccgagtccataagaatcagacagacagacagaaatccatttttatataccgttctgaatcatattcacgaaatttacattacacttgattatattctaTAGTCAACTGGGAAActcttaccaagcaatcacagtaaactgttaacaatgatgagaactgatgaaacacgggagaaattaaaatattgatgaacgggtaaattctacgtgctcacactaagcaaacgtcaaatacaaactacgagggtcactatttatatttcgggaataggaacaaaaacaaatagttaagctgcgaatatatttttattgtttttcaaagtactcaccACGATGATCGacacacttttgcatgcgcttaaaccaattttcaaagcatttattccaatcgacacgagccatTTTTgagttcatgtaaaatcgcatatatgctggtggaactaatgcttagggatgcctcaatctcacaataggttacatgacgatcttgctcaatcatttcgtgcacagcatcgatgttttctggcactggcagtcgattttggacgaccttcacgaaactcgtcggacagcgaactacgaccacgattgaattcactataccagcgatacacagtggtttttgatggagcttcatcgccaaaagtcaaattaagttgattgacgcactcttgttgtgataatccacgtcgaaagtcgtaaaaaaatcatcgcacgaaaatgttcacgattccgttccattttttgccgagaccaaactttcaactaaatataaaataaacaaatagcgtccgtatgacaaaatgttctgagtacgtatatcgtcaaaaatgtcaaactttacgatggaaccgtcagatggactcacatgacatcagtgttgccaattcccgaaatataaatagtgaccctcgtataatgAGTAGcattgatagatttttgccgattatgttataattcaaatgtagttctcttatgaaatgatagtgaaaccaagggattactctaaaggagcagttgtgatattaattttatagttatatcatcagtgaattaagcatttcaagatattagaacaaagtgtccgaaatatgatgttgtccgaaatatgattcagaacggtatatagaTATTGTCATTGTTTGGGATACTTCAAACAAATGTTCTACAAAATCCATTAAGTTCTTATGTGCCACAAATAATCAATGAATAAACAATATGGTCCATATTCAAAATGTAAACTGCAACGACAAAACAGTTCATACAACAGGTCGACAACAAGAATCGATTATGCAACTATTCAACAAAATAACGTCGATACAAAACTACAATCTTACTGCAACAATCGTAGGCAAAACCACATGCTTCTTTTTCGATACAGCGCGGAAA
Protein-coding sequences here:
- the LOC129778149 gene encoding regucalcin-like, giving the protein MPEYKVEQLPSPLNVLGEGPHWCGERQSLYYNDIYGGTIHRYDYADNKTYTATVDGYLVIAFIIPVKSSQTEFIIGTGKKVTLIEWDGIAPEAKFVKTVGEVELDLPDNRFNDAKVDPKGRFYGGTMRLEEKGDIFEARLGSFYRYDPQLGKFVVLKTQIGVSNGLCWNAEGTLLYYIDSCDLDVKEYHVDENGDLSNERVVTNFRMNGNRPDFVPDGMTIDADGFLYVATFGGSVVYKIDPSDGKTVLEIKLPAEQVTSVAFGGPSLDILFVTTAAKEFKTPQPPPAGALFKVTGLGAKGVPMHSVDLN